A window of Nonomuraea angiospora genomic DNA:
ACGACGGCTACGAGTACAGCCCGTGGAGCTTCGCGGGCAACGCGACCGCCTGCTACTTCACCTATGACTCCAGCAAGCCCGCGGCCCCGGTCGTGACCTCGGCCGACTACCCCGAGTCCACGGGTGAGGACCCCGACCCGTGGTACGACGGCGTCGGCAGGTACGGACGCTTCACCGCCGACTCCGCCGACAACGACGTCACCCGGTACGTCTTCGACGTCGGCGGCAAGCTGATCGAGCGCAAGCCGTCCGCCCCCGGTGGCCCGGTGACCCTCGACCTCGCCCCCTCCCACTCCGGCCCCAACGCCATCGGCGTCCAGGCGTTCGACGCGGCCGGCAACAACAGCGCCATCCGCGGCTACCTGTTCAAGGTCAAGGCGGGCAGCCCGGCCAAGGCCGAGTGGCCGCTGGACGACCCCGAGAACGCCACCCAGGTCGCCGACGCGACGGGCGCCTTCCCCGCGGCTGTCCACGGCGGGGTGACCCTGGGCATGGACGGCATCACCGGCACCGCGATGCAGGTCAACGGCACCTCCGGCTACGCGAGCACGGCCGGCCCGGTGCTCGACACCACCAAGAGCTTCGCGGTGTCGGCCTGGGCCAGGCTGCCGGACGACAAGCAGGGCCGCGCGGGCGTCGTCGCCACCCAGATCGGCAACGTTCGTCCGGGCTTCGAGCTCTACTACTCGGCCTCGTACGACCGGTGGGTCTTCAACCGCTTCAGCGCCAACACCGCCGATGCCACGATCACCAGGGCCACCGGCACGGCCGCGCCCCAGGGCGGCGAGTGGGCACACCTGGTCGGCGTGTACGACGCGGTGGCCAAGGAGATCAAACTCTACGTCAACGGCCGGCTCCAGCAGGCCACGCCGTTCACGACGCCGTGGCAGGCGAGCGGCGTCATGCAGATCGGCGCCGGCGCCTACGACGCGCAAGCCCGCTCGTTCTTCTCCGGCGAGATCGACGACGTGCGGGCCTTCGACCGCATCGTCACCGAGGACGAGGTCGGCGAGCTGTTCAGCCGCCACCCAGTGGTCAAGGCCCGGTGGCGGCTGAACGACTCCGCCTCGGCCGTCCGCCAGAGCGCGGCCCACTGGAAGCTGGACGAGGCCGCGGGCGCCACGCGGGCCGAGGAGGTGGGCGGGCGGCACCCGGCGAACAGGTCGGGCGGCGTCACGTTCGGGGCCGCGGGCAAGGTCGGCACGGCCGCCGGCCTCGACGGGACGAGCGGCCACCTGAAGACCGCGGGACCGGTCCTGGACACCATGAAGAGCTTCTCGGTCACCGCATGGGCGAGGCTGCCCGCGACCAAGCCCACGCACGCCTCGGTGATCGCCACGCAGGCCGGCGCGGGCCAGCGCAGCGGGTTCGAGCTGTACTACTCGGCCTCGTACGACCGCTGGATCTTCAACCGGTACACCGGCGACACGGCGGCCGCGGCGGCGGTGCGGGCGCAGTCCACGGCGGTGCCGCAGCCCGGCGTGTGGACCCACCTGACCGGCGTCTACGACGCCGCCTCCAAGCAGATCAAGCTGTACGTCAACGGCAGGCTCAACACCGTCACCCCGTTCACCACGCCGTGGCAGGCCACCGGTCCCGCGATGATCGGCGCCGGCTGGTACGGCTCGGCCGGGCAGTTCTTCACCGGCGAGATCGACGACGTGCGCGTCTTCGACCAGATCATCACCGACTCGGAGATTGCCACGCTGGCCGGCGGCTCCCCGCTGACGATCGCGGCCGACGACACCGCTTCGGGACGGCACGTCACGCTGTACGGCAACGCGCTGATCGACCAAGGCGCCGGCTGGGTCGGCACGCCGCCGGGCGGCCTGGTGCTGGACGGCGCCGGCGACTACGCGGCCACCGCCGCGCCCGTCGTGCGCACCGACGAGAGCTTCACCGTCGCGGGCTGGGTGACCACCGCGGGGCGGCCGGACCGGGCGGCGGCGGTCTTCAGCCAGGAGGGTGCGGTCAACAGCGGTTTCGTGCTGCGCTACCGGCCCGACGACGCCGACCCGGCGGGCGCGGGCGGGTACGAGATCGAGATGCCGGACGCCGACGCCGCGGGCGCGGACCGGCCTGCGGCGCGGCACTCGGCCTTCCAGTCCGGTTTCTCCTGGGACCACGTGGCGCTGGTCTACGACGCCTTCCAGGACGAGATGCGCCTGTACGTCAACGGCGAGCTGGAACAGACAGAGGAACGCGTGTCCTGGCGCTTCGACGTACGCGGCTTCCACGCGGGCAAGGGCCTGCAGCTCGGCCGGGCCAAGAGCGACGGGGCCTGGGGCGAGTACTGGCCAGGAGTGATCGACGACGTGTGGGCCTTCCAGGGGATCGCGACGGAGGAGCAGCTCCAGATGCTCGCCGGCGGCACCGAACTGGACGTGACGCTGTGAGGAGGCAGGCCATGAAGAGGTTGACCGTCTTGCCGGCGCTCGTCGTCGTGGCCGCGATGCTGGTCGCCACACCGGCCTCCGCCGAGGCAGGCCCGGGCCGGCCGGAGGTGCGCAGCGCCGAGCGGGTCGTCAGGGGCGAGCCGCTGGCGGCCGAGCCGCGCAAGCCCGACCCGGCCAAGGAGCCGGCGTCCTGGCCGCGGCCGGGCGCCGCCGTGCTGCGGGCGTCGGGCGGAGCGAAGGTGACCAAGCACGGCAGCGGGCTGCTGTTCAGCCTGAACGCCGCCGCCCGTACCGACGTCGAGCTGGACTACTCCCGGCTGGCGGCGGCGTACGGCGGCGCGTACGGCAGCAGGTTGCGGCTGGTGCGGCTGCCCGCGTGCGCGCTGACCACCCCCGAGCAGGCGGCCTGCCGCACCGGCACGCCGGTGGCCGCCCGCAACGACACCGAACGCCGCGTCCTGACCGCGACGATCCAGCCGGGGGACTCCGGCGCCGCGTCCGTCCGAAGCGGCGCGGAGACGGTGCTGGCGGCGGTGGCCGGAGCCTCCGGCGAGCAGGGCGACTACACGGCGAGCAAGCTCTCGCCGTCGGCGACCTGGAACGTCTCCGAGCAGAGCGGCGACTTCGCCTGGTCCTACCCGATGCGGGTCCCCCCGGTGCCGGGCTCACTCACCCCCGAGCTGGAGATCTCCTACTCGTCGGGCAGCGTCGACGGCCGCACGTCCAGCACCAACAACCAGCCCTCCTGGATCGGCGAGGGCTTCGACCTGTGGCCCGGCCACATCACCCGCGCCTACAAGCCGTGCGCCGACGACGGCGCCCCCAAGGACGAGTGGGGCAACTCCCCAGGCGACCAGTGCTGGGCCTACGACAACGCCACCATCGCCTGGAGCGGCGGGGCCGGCGAGCTGATCCAGGCCGCCGACGGCACCTGGCGGATCAAGGACGACGACGGCACCAAGGTCGAGCGGCTCAAGGACACCGGCAAGGGCAACGGCGACGACGACGGCGAGTACTGGAAGGTCACCGCGACCGACGGCACGCAGTACTTCTTCGGCCTCAACCGGCTGCCCGGCTGGTCGAGCGGCCGCCCCGAGACCGGCTCGACCTGGACCGCCCCCGTCTTCGGCGACGACGCGGGCGAGCCCTGCCACGGCGCCTCGTTCGCCTCCTCCTGGTGCGACCAGGCCTACCAGTGGAATCTGGACTACGTCGTCGACCCCCTCGGCAACGCCATCACCTACTTCTACTCCCAGGAGACCAACCGCTACGGCCGCAACCTCAAGCCCGCCGACGACACCGCCTACGTCCGCGGCGGCTGGCTGGACCGGATCGAGTACGGCCACCGCTCCGACACCCTGTTCACCGCGAAGGCCCCGGCCCGCGTGCTCTTCGGCGTCTCCGAGCGCTGCCTGCCGGCCGACGGCTTCGACTGCGCCCCCGGCAAGATCGGCGACAGCCCGACACGCTGGGCCGACGTGCCCTGGGACCTGAACTGCGCGGCCGGCACCGAGTGCAAGGACGACCACGGCACGGTGGCCCCCAGCTTCTGGTCCCGCAAGCGGCTGACCAAGGTCTCCACCCAGGTGCTCAAGGCCGACGGCGGCTACCGCGACGTGGACGCCTGGGCCGTCGACCACCGCTGGGGCGACGCCGACATCGACCGTGCCCTCCTGGTCAAGTCGATCAAACACACGGGCCAGGCCGCCGGCCCGGCCGTGGCGCTGCCGTCGGTGACGTTCAACCACGTCCAGCTCCCCAACCGGCTGGACAAGATCGGCGACGACATCGCCCCGTTCGTGAAGTACCGCGTCGGCGCGATCTACGACGAGTCCGGCGGCCAGATCGACGTCAGCTACTCCGGCACAGACTGCGCGCTCGACGCGCTGCCCAAGCCGGAGACGAACACCCGCAGGTGCTTCCCGGTCAAGTGGACCCCGGCCGGGTACGAGGACCCGATCACCGACTGGTTCCACAAGTACGTCGTCACCAGGGTCGTCAAAGCCGACAGGACCGGCGGCGCGCCGGACATGCTCACCGACTACGAGTATCTGGGCGGCGCGGCCTGGCATTTCGATGACGACGACGGCCTGACCAAGGAGAAGAACAAGACGTGGTCGCAGTGGCGCGGCTACGGCCACGTTCGCGTCAGGACCGGCGGCTGGAACGACCCCCGCTCCCAGACCGACCGCCTCTACCTGCGCGGAATGGACGGCGACCGGCTCAACGCCGCCGGCGGGGCCAAGCAGGTGGCGGTCCCCGACGGCGAGGGTGGCACGCACACCGACCACGACGCGTTACGCGGCTTCCCGCTGAAGGAGATCGTGTTCGACCGGCCGGGCGGGACGCCGGAGCTGAAGACCGTCAACACCCCGTGGCGGCACCAGACCGCCGCCCGGACCAGGAGCTGGGGCACCGTCACGGCCAACCTCGTCGACGTCGGCAAGAGCCGCAGGTGGGAGCTGATGGACGGCGGCTCCTGGCGGCAGAGCGAGATCGCCAACGCCTACGAGACCACGGCGGGCCTGCCCACCCAGGTCGACGACAAGGGCGACCTGTCCACGGCCGCCGACGACAAGTGCACGCGCACGTCGTACGCGACCGACAAGGGCGCCTGGCTGCTCGACTTCCCCACCCGCGAGGAGACGGTCTCGGTCGCCTGCGCGACCACCCCGGATCGCGGCAAGCACGTCGTCGAGGACGTCCGCACGACCTACGACCAAGGCACGCTCACCAAGGGCCTGGTGACGAAGGTCGAGGAGATCGCCGCGCACGACGGGACCACCGCCTCGTATGTCGCCAAGGAGGCCACCACCTACGACGGCTACGGCCGGGCGCTGACCGTCAAGGACGCCCTCGGCAACGTGACGACCACCGCCTACACCGACACCGCGGGCCTCAACACCCAGGTCAAGGTCACCCGTCAGGCGGACGCCGCCACCGCGCACACCACCGTCCGCCACCTGGACCCGGCCTTCGGCCTGCCCACGGCCGAGATCGACGCGGGCGGGCTGCGGACTGAGCTCTCCTACGACGCGCTCGGCCGGCTGGCCAAGGTGTGGCTGCCCGACAGGTCGGGCGACACCGGCCAGAACCCCAACATGGAGTACAGCTACCAGACGGCCGAGGGCAAGATGGCCGCCGTCGGCACCAGGAGGCTGACCGCCGACGGGGGACAGAGCGCGCCGGCGTACGAGCTCTTCGACGGTTTCCTGCGCCCCCGCCAGACGCAGGAGCCCGGCCCCGATGGCGGCCGGCTCATCGCGGACACGCTCTACGACGCGCGGGGCAACGTCGCCCGCACCTACGAGCCGTACTACTCCACCGGCGCGCCGTCCACCACGCTGTTCGGCCCGTACGAGGGCAACGTCGAGGCGCAGAACGCCTTCGAGTACGACGGGCGCGGGCGCGAGACCGTGGAGCGGTTCCTGACCGGCAACGGTGACACCGGCGAGAAGTGGCGTACGGTCACCTCCTACGCCGGCGGCCGGGTGAGCGTGGACCCGCCGACCGGCGACACGCCGGTCACCACGCTGACCGACGCCCACGGCCAGGTCGTGGAGCGCCGCCAGTACCGGGGCGACGGGCCCAGCGGAGACTACGACAAGACCGCCTACACCTACACGCCGGCCGGGAAGCTCGCCACGATCACCGACCCGGCGGGCAACACCTGGACCCGCCACTACGACCTGCGCGGAAGGGAGATCCGGACCGACGACCCCGACCGCGGCACGACCAGGACGACCTACGACGACCTCGACAGGGTCGTCTCCGTCACCGACGCCCGCGGCAGGACGGTCTTCACCGCCTACGACGGCCTCGGCCGCAAGACCGCGACCCGCGACGGCTCGGCGACCGGCCCGGTCATCTCGTCCTGGACGTACGACACCGTCCGCAAGGGCCTGCCGGCGGGCTCCACCAGAACGGTGGACGGGCGGGCGTACACCAGGACCGTCAACGCCTACGACACTCTGAACCGCCCGATCCGCACCACGATCACCATCCCGGAGTCCGAGGGCGCCCTGGCGGGCTCATATGCCTTCGACACCCGCTACAAGCTCGACGGCACCCTCCAGTCGACCGGCTTCCCCGCCGCCGGCGGCCTGCCGGCCGAGACCGTCGTCCACTCCTACGACGAGCTGCTCCGTCCCACCACCACCGGCTCCAACCTCGGCTCGTACGTGACCCGCTCCCAGCACAGCCTGACCGGCAGACCGGAGCAGTACGAGCTGACCACCGGCGCCAAGAAGTCCTGGCTGACCTACACCTACGAGTACGGCACCCGCCGGCTCCAGTCCTCGCGCGTGGACCGCGAGGGCGTCGAGCGGCCCGACAGGAACACCGCCTACTCCTACGACGCCGCGGGCAACATCCTGCGGGTCTCCGACGCCGGCACGGACACGCAGTGCTTCACCTACGACCACCTGCGTCGGCTGACGGAGGCGTGGGCGCAGCAGGCTGAGACCTGCGCGGCCACGCCGAGCACGGGGGTGCTGGGCGGGGTGGCGCCGTACTGGCAGTCGTTCTCCTACGACCTGACCGGCAACCGGACCAAGGAGGTCGAGCACGGGGTCGGCGGCGCGGCCGACGTCGTACGCGACTACGCCTACCCGGCCGCCGGGCAGTCCCGCCCGCACGGCGTCACCTCCGTCACGCAGGGTCAGCGCACCGACTCCTACTCCTACGACGCCGCCGGCAACACCACCGCCCGCCCCGGCCAGGTGCTCGAATGGGACGTCGAGGGCCTGCTGACCAAGGTCACCCAGGGCGCCCAGGTCACCTCGTTCGTCCACGACGGCGACGGGGAGCGGCTCATCCGCCGCGAGCCGGGCGCGACGACGCTCTACCTGCCCGGCATGGAGCTGCGCCTGGCCACCGGGGCGACCAGCCCGCAGGCCAGCAGGTACTACACCCACGAGTCGGCCATGGTCGCGGTGCGGCGGCCGAGCGGCGTGCACTTCCTGGCCGGCGACCACAACGGCACGAGCGAACTGGCCGTGAACGCCGCCACCCAGGAGGTCACCCAGCGCCGCTTCAAGCCCTTCGGCCAGCTCCGCGGCACGGCCGCCGGGGCCTGGCCGGGGGAGAAGGGGTTCGTCGGCGGCACCGACGACACCTCGATCGGGCTGACGCGGCTGGGGGCACGCGAGTACGACGCGGCGCTGGGCCGCTTCGTCAGCGCGGACCCGGTGGTCGACTTCATGGACCCGCAGCAGATGAACGGCTACGCCTACGCCAACAACAGCCCGCTGACCTTCACCGACCCCGACGGGCTGCTGGTGAAGAAGAAGGTGCCCCCGAAGGTCGGGCCGCCCAAGAAGAAGATCCATACCCCTGCCCGCCCTCGGTTCAAGAGCTGGGGCGACGCCAAGTGGAGGTGGAGCCCCATCGTCCGCAAGGGCGGCTCCTCCAAGATCTCCTCCGGCCGCCCGCAGCCGAAGAGGCTCCCCCAGCCGACCCCGCCGGTGTTCAGGGGAAAGAACACCGACATCATCAAGCCCTATTGGCACAATTACGTGTCCCCAGCGATGGGAATCGTCGAGAGGGCCATGCGCAGGTTGCCCGACCTCTGGGGAAGTGCGGCGGAACGCATGGATAAGATCGGCGCGCGCGTGGGGTGGGCCGGGAATGTGGTCGGCTTCGTGGACGGGATCTATTCGGAGTGGAAGGAAGACGCCGATCGGGACGACATGAGCGTGGCGTACCGGATCGCCCGTGGAAGCATACGCGGCTCGATAACGACGGGCTGGAGCTTGGTCGGCGGGATGGGCGGCGCGGCAGCCTGCGGCGCCACGGGCCCCGGCGCCTTCGTGTGCGGCACAACCGGCGCAACCGCGATGGGAAACCTTGGCGGTTACTACGCGGACGGGTTGCTGGCGATAGAGGAGCGGCTGGGAGTGTTCAACCGCGTCGAAGACGGCGTCGGGGCGGTCGTCGACGCCGTCCGCGGACTCTGGTGAACCGGCGCTCGGGGGCCGGCGGGGAGCCCCCGAGCGCCGCCAGGCGCCGGCGCTGCCGGAGGTCGGCCGGCGGAGCTCACTGGACGCTCCAGGCCTCCTTGCGGGGCGGATAGGCGAAGGTCTGCGTGCCGGCCCAGTCCTCTCCGACGACGCGGTAGTCGTGGGCGGCTTCGCTCGCGGCGTGGTCGCGGCCGATGTCGATCGTGTCGGCCGTCGACCAGACACCGTCGACCTCGTGCTCCACGGTGTAGAGGAACTCGTTGAAGCCCGAGGGGGACACGCACGTGGTGACGATGGTGAGCGAGCCCCGCCCCCTCGTCAGATCCGGCGGGATGGTGACGATCTGGTCTCTCCACTTGTAGATACCGTCCTCGAGCAGCGGTCGCCATTCCGCGGCCGGGCTCCCGTTGACGGTGATGGTGGCCTGTTGCAGCCCGACGCCCGCATCCAGCCGGCGGGTCAGCCGTACGCCCGTGTTCGCCGGGCTGACCCTCACGGTGAACCGGCTCGATCCTCCACGAGGGAACGCACGACCATCGTCACTGACGATGTGGGCGGGGTTGACGATGTGGCCAGGCACGCCTTCGGACGCGCCGGGTTGCGGCGTCGCCCGTTGAGCGATGACGACGCCCAGGATCGCCGCGGCTGCCGACACGGCCACCGCTGCGAGCAGGGTGGCTCGGCGCCGACGCCACCTGGCGGCACGGGGCGTGTCCGTGGTGCCAGGTTCGGTCATGGCCTGGGTGGCGATCTCCCTGGACCCGGCGGGCAGCTGATGGACCCGCACCCGCTCCCACGCCCGTTCCCATGCCGGAAGCCGATGGTCGGGAACGCGGCATCCCCGGAGGAACGCCACCATCACCGCCTTCTTGGGGAAGCGACGGCCGGCCAGCATGTCGGCGCAGGTGGAGCGGGGCAGCCGCGTCCCGCCCGCCCGGTCCGCCCGGGTCTGAAGCTCCCGAAGTGACACGTCGGCCCGCGCGAACTGCTCGGCCAGCAGTTTCACCAGATCCTCGGGAGAGGTCACCGACTCCAGCCCGCCCTCGGTCGCCTCCGCGGCGGGCCGAGGGTCTTGGTCGCCTTGGGGGGCCTCGCTCATCGTTCCCAGACCTTGTCCTCTCCTGACCGGCCCGTTCGGCCGCGCCCGCTGCGACAGACAGTGTATGGGTAATCGCTCTACGTGTCCGGGCCCTCGCTCCCGCTCTGGTCGCCGGGACCGTACAGGCGCTCGATCGCCTCGGCCTGCCGGGCGGCGAACCAGGCCCGATCGCGCGCGCCCTGCGACAGCCCGCCGGGCCGCTCCCCGTCGTGCCTGGCGTACTCCTCGGCCCACAGCCCCGTCTTCACCCTGCTCAGCAGGTTGCCCATGCCGGGCCGCCGCCGCAGCCGGCGCAGCGCGCCCACGTCGAGCTCGGCGGCGGCCACCAGCGACTCGCCCGCGCCCGCCTGGGCGAGCACGCGTCCCTGGTGGTCGAGCACCTCGGAGCCGCCGTTGGTGGAGTCGCCGGGGATCGGGATGCCCCTCAGGCCGCCGCTGTTGGCCGAGACCACGTAGGCCAGGTTCTCGGCGGCCCTGGCGCGGCGGGCGATGGCCTTCGGGGTCAGCGCCGGCGAGGAGGCCTCGGAGGTGGGGTGGCAGAAGACCTCGGCGCCGCGCAGGGCCAGCGCGCGGGCCAGCTCGGGCATGAGGATCTCCTCCGAGGCCAGCACCGCCAGGTTGCCGATCTCGGTGCGGGCCACCGGCAGCACCCCGTCGATGCCGTAGACCTCCAGGTAGCGCTCCCACACGTCGTACGGGCTCGGCGTGAACATCGAGTGCAGCCTGCGGTAGCGCAGGACCGGCGCCCCCTGCGGAGAGAGGATCACCGACGCCTGGAAGTACAGCTCGGGGAAGTGCTCGTCGCGCTCGTAGGCGTTCACGCACAGGTAGACCTCGTGCCGGGCGGCGATCCCGGCCAGCGCCTCGTACTCCGGGCCGCCGGGGTCGAGCGCGGCCTTGTCGCGCCACTCGGCGAAGCTCTCGCGCATCGGGAAGCCGGTCAGCACGTACTCGGGCAGCACCACCAGGCGCAGGTCGCGGCCCAGCCACGCCTTGCTGCCGCCGACCTGCTCGGCGATCCGCCCGATGGCGGCGCGGATGGCGGCCCTGGGGTCGGCGGCGGCGTTGACGGCCCTGGTCTCCATCTGGAGCGCCAGGGCCGTGCAGGCGGTCATGAGCGCCCGTTGGCCGCGCACCAGGCCGGCCAGGTGGTGGCGCCCTTGCCGAGCTGCTTGTTGTAGAAGGAGCTCCAGGAGTTCTCGCTGGCGCCGGGCGCGGTGGGCGCGGCCTTGAAGAGCGGGTAGTTCGTTTCGACCTCGGCGCGCAGCCACGGCTCGATCTCGGCGTAGGAGCTCAGCGACCAGCTGCGGGCGTGATAGGTGAGCTGGCCGCGTACGTCGCTCTCGGCCAGGCACATGAACGGCGCCCACGGGCTCGTCCGCGCCCAGCTGATCTTCGTCTCCATGGCCCCGGAGGGGACGGTGCCCGGAACGGTCCTGGCGGCCGCCTCGCGCTCGTCCACGGAGAAGTCGAACATCTCCTGGGCCGCGTACACGCCGCCCACCAGGCCGAACCGCTCGCCGAGCGTGGCGCCGAAGTCGGTGCGTACGGGGATGTCACTGGTCCACACGTTCTCATCATGCAACCGGCGCACCGGCGGGCCCACGTAGGAGGAGGTGATGTTGAACGGGCCGAAGTTCACCGTGTCGTTGTTGATGGGGATGACCGGGTAGGTCTTCTGGTCGATCGGGTTCTTCCATTCCCGCAGGACCCGCGTGGGGTCGGCGGGGTCGGTGTAGAAGACGATCTCGCGGGAGAGCTGGTAGAGCTGCGTCGTGTCCGGCACCCGGTACAGGCGCCTGATGTTGTAGCCCTCGATGTTGAACAGCTTCTGGCCGTGCCGCATCGACGGGTCGAGGCTGTTGCCCTCGATGTTGGCGTACACGCTGCCGGAGATCCGGAAGACCATGTCCTTGCCGTCGGGACGGCCGAAGGTCTGGAGCGAGAGCAGGCCGCTGCGATCGGTGACCGTCTTGTAGACCGGTCCCGGATTCGTCGGGTCGGCGGGCTTGCTGTCGTCGGCCGCGGCGCCTGGAGCGGTCACGCTCAGGAAGAGGGCGGCAAGGGCTACAGACCGGAGGATATTGCGCTTGAGCATGGGTCCGCTCCGAACACTTAGGCGAGTGAGCGAGCCCAATGTGATCATGTCGCGCTCGGCGCTGTCCATCTCGCCCCAGAAAACTGCAATGGACTCCAAATTTGGAGTAGACTCCAAGCATGGTGGAGGGGCTCCGGGAGCGGAAGAAACGGCAGACCCGGCAGCGCATCATCGGCGTGGCCATCGGCCTGTTCGTGGAGCGCGGCTTCGAGCACGTCACGATCGCCGAGGTCGCGGCGGCCGCCGAGGTGTCGGTGAACACCGTCTACAACTACTTCCCGGCCAAGGAGGATCTCGTCCTGCCGCCGGAGGAGGCCTCGCCGCACCGGCTGGCCGACATCGTGCGGGAGCGCCCGCCCGGCCAGTCGGCGGCCGGGGCGGTGCTGGCGCGGCTGCGCGCGGAGGTGCGCGGGCGCGAGCGCCAGGTGGGGCTGACGGAGGGGTTCGGGCGGGTGCTGGAGATGATGCGGGCCGCGCCCACGCTGGCCGCCCGGCTCGACGACCTCGGCCGCCGGATGACCGACGAGCTGGCCGTCGTGCTGGCCGAGGAGACCGGGGCGGCCGAGGGCGATCCGCTGCCGCGCGTGGCGGCCTGGCACATCGGGTGCCTGCACGCGCTGGTCTACGCCGAGATCGGCCGGCGCACGGTCGCGGGCGAGCGGCCCGACGCCATCGCCGCCGCCGTGCTGGAGCTGATGGATGTCGCAGAAGGGCTGCTGGGCGAGCGTGTCCTGGCCTATGCCGTACGAAAGGGATGACCGTGTTCAGGGTGACGATCAGGGGCAAGTTCAAGGGGCTCGACGACGCCGGGCGGGCCGCCGTGCTGGCCGCGAGCGGCGCGGCGTACACGGAGGCCGGGACGTTCACCCATGACGCGGGCGTCACGGCGTTCACCTTCCGCTGCCAGGTGCCCGCCGGGCCCGACGACGGCGAGGACGAGGCGGCGCTGGGGGCGATGGCGGCGCTGGAGGAGCACGGGCATCCGTACGAGATCCTGCAGCTCGCGGTGACCGACATGCGTGACATCAAGGTGCGACGTCGCCGCTGATCTCAGATCTGGGATACATTCTCTTATGTGAGACAGATGAGGGAGGTCGAGGTCCGGCTCGCCGGGCGGCTCGCGGAGCTGCGCGTCGAGCGGGGCTGGTCGCTGGAGGAGCTGGCGAGCCACTCGGGGATCAGCCGCTCGACGCTGTCGCGGCTGGAGCGGGGCGAGATCAGCCCGACCGCGGCCCTGCTGGGCAGGCTGTGCGCCGTCTACGGGCGGACGATGTCGCGGC
This region includes:
- a CDS encoding LamG-like jellyroll fold domain-containing protein — encoded protein: MTVLRGLAAWTVALTLSAGALISATGAAADPVIPSDEAATAKARESGGRVEILSKRSESREVFANPDGSFTAVEHLRPVRVRRGDGWVAPDPTMDRRPDGSIGPRAATVGLAVSGGGDAPLARLSYAGRSIALTWPGRLPKPELRADTALYAEVLPGVDLLVRAEVDGFAHTLVVKDRAAAASPALAKVAFGLRAEGLDVTKRDGRLTAADRAGGGEVFEAPGAIMWDSGEGAAPDELAKGPAPLSRVAGMDTAVAGGSLTLTPDLAMINDPATRFPVYIDPVWKTVKASAWAYVSRAHPSWSFYKFGGEDTAGVGLCEADSRCEPSDVKRLFYRMPTSSYAGKHIISATFTARETWSYSCDAREVQLWRTKGFTENSTWNSTSDNWLEHLDTRDVAKGRPGCAEGNVEFNALPAVKDAAAGRWSTTTFGLKAAGEGDKYGWKRFADDAYLTVNYNTPPPQPKQSNLSMNPGGRCVHDNPPAVNVPPELRAVLYDPDSQEAKKVSARFRAVWDGEVKWVSSLIGPLTSGSVFKTTMPSSIPKNKTIAWGVQTYDGYEYSPWSFAGNATACYFTYDSSKPAAPVVTSADYPESTGEDPDPWYDGVGRYGRFTADSADNDVTRYVFDVGGKLIERKPSAPGGPVTLDLAPSHSGPNAIGVQAFDAAGNNSAIRGYLFKVKAGSPAKAEWPLDDPENATQVADATGAFPAAVHGGVTLGMDGITGTAMQVNGTSGYASTAGPVLDTTKSFAVSAWARLPDDKQGRAGVVATQIGNVRPGFELYYSASYDRWVFNRFSANTADATITRATGTAAPQGGEWAHLVGVYDAVAKEIKLYVNGRLQQATPFTTPWQASGVMQIGAGAYDAQARSFFSGEIDDVRAFDRIVTEDEVGELFSRHPVVKARWRLNDSASAVRQSAAHWKLDEAAGATRAEEVGGRHPANRSGGVTFGAAGKVGTAAGLDGTSGHLKTAGPVLDTMKSFSVTAWARLPATKPTHASVIATQAGAGQRSGFELYYSASYDRWIFNRYTGDTAAAAAVRAQSTAVPQPGVWTHLTGVYDAASKQIKLYVNGRLNTVTPFTTPWQATGPAMIGAGWYGSAGQFFTGEIDDVRVFDQIITDSEIATLAGGSPLTIAADDTASGRHVTLYGNALIDQGAGWVGTPPGGLVLDGAGDYAATAAPVVRTDESFTVAGWVTTAGRPDRAAAVFSQEGAVNSGFVLRYRPDDADPAGAGGYEIEMPDADAAGADRPAARHSAFQSGFSWDHVALVYDAFQDEMRLYVNGELEQTEERVSWRFDVRGFHAGKGLQLGRAKSDGAWGEYWPGVIDDVWAFQGIATEEQLQMLAGGTELDVTL